A window of Mustela nigripes isolate SB6536 chromosome 9, MUSNIG.SB6536, whole genome shotgun sequence contains these coding sequences:
- the LHX2 gene encoding LIM/homeobox protein Lhx2: MLFHSLSGPEVHGVIDEMDRRAKSEAPAISSAIDRGDTETTMPSISSDRAALCAGCGGKISDRYYLLAVDKQWHMRCLKCCECKLNLESELTCFSKDGSIYCKEDYYRRFSVQRCARCHLGISASEMVMRARDLVYHLNCFTCTTCNKMLTTGDHFGMKDSLVYCRLHFEALLQGEYPAHFNHADVAAAAAAAAAAKSAGLGAAGANPLGLPYYNGVGTVQKGRPRKRKSPGPGADLAAYNAALSCNENDAEHLDRDQPYPSSQKTKRMRTSFKHHQLRTMKSYFAINHNPDAKDLKQLAQKTGLTKRVLQVWFQNARAKFRRNLLRQENTGVDKSTEAALQTGTPSGPASELSNASLSPSSTPTTLTDLTSPALPTVTSVLTSVPGNLEGHEPHSPSQTTLTNLF; encoded by the exons ATGCTGTTCCACAGTCTGTCGGGCCCCGAGGTGCACGGGGTCATCGACGAGATGGACCGCAGGGCCAAGAGCGAGGCTCCCGCCATCAGCTCCGCCATCGACCGCGGCGACACGGAGACG ACCATGCCGTCCATCAGCAGTGACCGCGCCGCGCTGTGTGCCGGCTGCGGGGGCAAGATCTCAGACCGCTACTACCTGCTGGCGGTGGACAAGCAGTGGCACATGCGTTGCCTCAAGTGCTGCGAGTGCAAGCTCAACCTGGAGTCTGAGCTCACCTGTTTCAGCAAGGACGGAAGCATCTACTGCAAGGAAGACTACTACAG GCGGTTCTCTGTGCAGCGCTGCGCCCGCTGCCACCTGGGCATCTCAGCCTCGGAGATGGTGATGCGTGCCCGGGACTTGGTTTATCACCTCAACTGCTTCACCTGCACCACGTGTAACAAGATGCTGACCACGGGTGACCACTTCGGCATGAAGGACAGCCTGGTCTACTGCCGCTTGCACTTCGAGGCGCTGCTGCAGGGCGAGTACCCTGCTCACTTCAACCACGCCGACGTGGCGGCGGCCGCAGCTGCAGCAGCCGCGGCCAAGAGCGCAGGGCTGGGCGCGGCTGGGGCCAACCCGCTGGGTCTTCCCTACTACAATGGCGTGGGCACGGTGCAGAAGGGGCGGCCGAGGAAGCGCAAGAGCCCGGGCCCAGGGGCAGACCTGGCGGCCTACAACGCTG CGCTGAGCTGCAATGAGAACGACGCGGAGCACCTGGACCGCGACCAGCCCTACCCGAGCAGCCAGAAGACAAAGCGCATGCGCACCTCCTTCAAGCACCACCAGCTTCGGACCATGAAGTCTTACTTTGCCATTAACCACAACCCCGACGCCAAGGACTTGAAGCAGCTTGCGCAAAAGACGGGCCTCACCAAGCGGGTCCTCCAG GTCTGGTTTCAGAACGCTAGGGCCAAGTTCAGGCGCAACCTCTTACGGCAGGAAAACACGGGTGTGGACAAGTCGACAGAGGCAGCGTTGCAGACTGGGACTCCATCGGGGCCGGCCTCGGAGCTCTCCAACGCCTCACTTAGCCCCTCCAGCACGCCCACCACCCTCACAGACTTGACCAGCCCGGCCCTGCCAACTGTGACGTCCGTCTTAACTTCTGTGCCTGGCAACCTGGAGGGCCACGAGCCTCATAGCCCCTCACAAACGACTCTCACCAACCTTTTCTAG